Proteins from a genomic interval of Maniola jurtina chromosome 8, ilManJurt1.1, whole genome shotgun sequence:
- the LOC123867633 gene encoding calcitonin gene-related peptide type 1 receptor-like isoform X2 has protein sequence MMCRLIKLFIIAFCLWVVCDAQEKVDLSVWHQRNPRVAIRTNDQLACEKPSIYFCEEPPNLIPPQSTKTCNYRNVWYQEQVFRWVAGRGCLLYTPDFLFVGSKNPINLNAGCVYGNLFAPCLEVVKDDGTCGCFPFDPSLEVVAKAVRQALVPSIHGRWERCFYGASECCSHFMNGNHNVSDTNQCPPTYDGWTCWQPAQNGSVARSVCPEFAYSNSGPACHHFSHKQCHSHGTWELRTDYSTCSITPRLLRRYRYYIAVLIFSVISSFPAICIFIFYKRLRVTRVTLHRNLLIAIVFRNIIVIISRNVIYIDELTNAGETIMSQNGVGCRVLSFIERLSGNAVFVCMLLEGIYLHRLIVAVFKQKLSTKMLYSVGILYAILPVIAWSVVMSLFNNHSCWLVYTVAHVEWALDAPRLLILLINAVLYIDVLRVLFTKIRNNENANQLSTAKATLFLMPIFGVQFLFTVFRPYNNNCDVEQFYYIVAYTIEGLQGFIVALLYCYINKEVHALIKATYKKAENTVTSRIKGSSFYPRISGDPKTGRRFTYTSALTTNTTKADELKNQYSTMEPKVHVAEIISIQASERLAKILDPVYETIDNGLHGSYDYLERSNADHDTEFIPNRNFKIDEYYGFTNASSVSIGWPERLRRVSSSSTGIYNTSLTACHVIQEEIPDTNSLETKTSSGQSGEDNNSLQSSEYENAIDNIPEHNNIDSEKVLDKNESYAGLEIDCGTCENMLDEIMQCMENKDNSDVTLNSDLLAPNRSKEDKIVFVE, from the exons ATGATGTGCAGACTCATTAAGTTATTTATCATTGCGTTTTGTTTATGGGTTGTTTGTGATGCGCAG GAGAAAGTGGACTTGAGTGTGTGGCATCAGCGCAACCCTCGAGTGGCGATAAGGACCAACGACCAGCTGGCCTGCGAGAAACCTAGCATATATTTTTGTGAG GAGCCGCCTAATTTAATCCCACCGCAGAGCACTAAAACATGCAATTATCGCAACGTGTGGTACCAGGAACAAGTGTTCCGCTGGGTGGCCGGCAGGGGCTGCCTCCTGTACACCCCCGACTTTTTGTTCGTAGGTAGTAAAAACCCCATCAATTTGAACGCGGGATGTGTGTATGGAAATCTGTTCGCACCATGCTTGGAAGTC GTAAAGGACGATGGCACATGTGGTTGTTTCCCATTCGACCCGAGTCTCGAGGTGGTGGCCAAAGCGGTGCGTCAAGCGTTGGTGCCGTCTATACACGGACGATGGGAGAGGTGCTTCTACGGTGCCAGTGAATGCTGTAGTCACTTTATGAATGGAAATCATAACGTGTCAG ATACCAACCAATGTCCACCAACATATGATGGGTGGACCTGTTGGCAGCCGGCGCAAAACGGTTCCGTGGCCAGATCAGTGTGCCCGGAATTCGCTTACTCAAATTCCGGCCCAGCTTGTCATC ATTTCAGCCACAAGCAATGCCACTCCCACGGAACATGGGAACTTAGAACAGATTACAGTACTTGTAGCATCACCCCGCGTCTCCTGCGCCGGTATCGCTACTACATCGCTGTGCTTATCTTCTCTGTAATCAGCAGTTTCCCCGCTATATGCATTTTCATTTTCTACAAAAGGCTACGCGTCACCAGGGTCACCCTTCATAGGAACCTTCTCATTGCTATTGTCTTTAGAAACATCATTGTTATTATCAGCAGAAACGTG ATTTACATAGATGAGCTAACTAACGCTGGAGAGACGATAATGTCACAAAATGGTGTTGGATGTCGAGTACTGTCCTTCATAGAGCGTCTCTCAGGGAACGCAGTATTCGTATGCATGTTGTTAGAGGGAATCTATCTACATAGACTCATTGTGGCGGTCTTCAAGCAGAAGCTTAGCACCAAGATGCTGTACTCGGTTGGAATAT TGTACGCAATACTGCCCGTGATCGCCTGGTCGGTAGTCATGAGCCTCTTCAACAACCACTCATGCTGGCTGGTGTACACGGTCGCCCACGTGGAATGGGCTCTCGACGCGCCTCGTCTGCTCATACTTCTGATCAACGCCGTGCTTTATATCGACGTACTTCGAGTCCTATTCACTAAAATACGGAACAACGAAAACGCTAATCAGTT GAGCACAGCGAAAGCCACGCTCTTCTTGATGCCGATTTTCGGAGTGCAGTTTCTCTTCACAGTGTTCCGGCCGTACAATAACAACTGCGACGTCGAGCAGTTCTATTACATTGTCGCGTACACAATCGAGGGCTTGCAGGGATTCATCGTCGCTTTACTCTACTGCTATATTAATAAGGag gTGCATGCATTAATTAAAGCTACTTACAAGAAAGCAGAGAACACTGTTACCTCTCGCATCAAAGGCTCTTCTTTCTACCCTCGGATAAGTGGTGATCCCAAAACAGGTAGAAGATTCACTTACACATCTGCTCTTACAACAAATACAACTAAGGCGGATGAATTGAAAAACCAATACTCAACTATGGAGCCAAAAGTACACGTCGCAGAAATAATATCAATACAAGCAAGCGAAAGACTCGCTAAGATCTTAGACCCGGTCTATGAAACAATTGACAATGGTCTACATGGAAGCTACGACTATTTAGAAAGATCAAATGCCGATCATGATACTGAATTTATACCTaacagaaattttaaaatagatgAATATTATGGTTTTACAAATGCATCGAGCGTTTCAATAGGTTGGCCTGAACGGCTAAGACGTGTATCGTCATCTTCGACCGGTATCTATAACACTTCGTTAACAGCATGCCATGTGATACAAGAAGAAATTCCGGATACAAACAGTCTAGAAACAAAAACTTCTTCAGGTCAAAGCGGAGAAGATAACAATAGTCTTCAGTCCAGCGAATATGAAAATGCAATAGATAATATTCCTGAACATAATAACATTGATAGTGAAAAAGTATTAGATAAAAATGAATCCTACGCTGGTTTGGAAATAGATTGTGGAACTTGTGAGAATATGCTGGACGAAATAATGCAGTGCATGGAAAACAAAGACAACAGCGATGTTACGTTAAATTCAGATCTTCTGGCACCAAATAGATCGAAAGAagataaaattgtatttgtggaataa
- the LOC123867633 gene encoding uncharacterized protein LOC123867633 isoform X1, with the protein MMCRLIKLFIIAFCLWVVCDAQAEGYFNQEKVDLSVWHQRNPRVAIRTNDQLACEKPSIYFCEEPPNLIPPQSTKTCNYRNVWYQEQVFRWVAGRGCLLYTPDFLFVGSKNPINLNAGCVYGNLFAPCLEVVKDDGTCGCFPFDPSLEVVAKAVRQALVPSIHGRWERCFYGASECCSHFMNGNHNVSDTNQCPPTYDGWTCWQPAQNGSVARSVCPEFAYSNSGPACHHFSHKQCHSHGTWELRTDYSTCSITPRLLRRYRYYIAVLIFSVISSFPAICIFIFYKRLRVTRVTLHRNLLIAIVFRNIIVIISRNVIYIDELTNAGETIMSQNGVGCRVLSFIERLSGNAVFVCMLLEGIYLHRLIVAVFKQKLSTKMLYSVGILYAILPVIAWSVVMSLFNNHSCWLVYTVAHVEWALDAPRLLILLINAVLYIDVLRVLFTKIRNNENANQLSTAKATLFLMPIFGVQFLFTVFRPYNNNCDVEQFYYIVAYTIEGLQGFIVALLYCYINKEVHALIKATYKKAENTVTSRIKGSSFYPRISGDPKTGRRFTYTSALTTNTTKADELKNQYSTMEPKVHVAEIISIQASERLAKILDPVYETIDNGLHGSYDYLERSNADHDTEFIPNRNFKIDEYYGFTNASSVSIGWPERLRRVSSSSTGIYNTSLTACHVIQEEIPDTNSLETKTSSGQSGEDNNSLQSSEYENAIDNIPEHNNIDSEKVLDKNESYAGLEIDCGTCENMLDEIMQCMENKDNSDVTLNSDLLAPNRSKEDKIVFVE; encoded by the exons ATGATGTGCAGACTCATTAAGTTATTTATCATTGCGTTTTGTTTATGGGTTGTTTGTGATGCGCAG GCGGAGGGCTATTTTAACCAGGAGAAAGTGGACTTGAGTGTGTGGCATCAGCGCAACCCTCGAGTGGCGATAAGGACCAACGACCAGCTGGCCTGCGAGAAACCTAGCATATATTTTTGTGAG GAGCCGCCTAATTTAATCCCACCGCAGAGCACTAAAACATGCAATTATCGCAACGTGTGGTACCAGGAACAAGTGTTCCGCTGGGTGGCCGGCAGGGGCTGCCTCCTGTACACCCCCGACTTTTTGTTCGTAGGTAGTAAAAACCCCATCAATTTGAACGCGGGATGTGTGTATGGAAATCTGTTCGCACCATGCTTGGAAGTC GTAAAGGACGATGGCACATGTGGTTGTTTCCCATTCGACCCGAGTCTCGAGGTGGTGGCCAAAGCGGTGCGTCAAGCGTTGGTGCCGTCTATACACGGACGATGGGAGAGGTGCTTCTACGGTGCCAGTGAATGCTGTAGTCACTTTATGAATGGAAATCATAACGTGTCAG ATACCAACCAATGTCCACCAACATATGATGGGTGGACCTGTTGGCAGCCGGCGCAAAACGGTTCCGTGGCCAGATCAGTGTGCCCGGAATTCGCTTACTCAAATTCCGGCCCAGCTTGTCATC ATTTCAGCCACAAGCAATGCCACTCCCACGGAACATGGGAACTTAGAACAGATTACAGTACTTGTAGCATCACCCCGCGTCTCCTGCGCCGGTATCGCTACTACATCGCTGTGCTTATCTTCTCTGTAATCAGCAGTTTCCCCGCTATATGCATTTTCATTTTCTACAAAAGGCTACGCGTCACCAGGGTCACCCTTCATAGGAACCTTCTCATTGCTATTGTCTTTAGAAACATCATTGTTATTATCAGCAGAAACGTG ATTTACATAGATGAGCTAACTAACGCTGGAGAGACGATAATGTCACAAAATGGTGTTGGATGTCGAGTACTGTCCTTCATAGAGCGTCTCTCAGGGAACGCAGTATTCGTATGCATGTTGTTAGAGGGAATCTATCTACATAGACTCATTGTGGCGGTCTTCAAGCAGAAGCTTAGCACCAAGATGCTGTACTCGGTTGGAATAT TGTACGCAATACTGCCCGTGATCGCCTGGTCGGTAGTCATGAGCCTCTTCAACAACCACTCATGCTGGCTGGTGTACACGGTCGCCCACGTGGAATGGGCTCTCGACGCGCCTCGTCTGCTCATACTTCTGATCAACGCCGTGCTTTATATCGACGTACTTCGAGTCCTATTCACTAAAATACGGAACAACGAAAACGCTAATCAGTT GAGCACAGCGAAAGCCACGCTCTTCTTGATGCCGATTTTCGGAGTGCAGTTTCTCTTCACAGTGTTCCGGCCGTACAATAACAACTGCGACGTCGAGCAGTTCTATTACATTGTCGCGTACACAATCGAGGGCTTGCAGGGATTCATCGTCGCTTTACTCTACTGCTATATTAATAAGGag gTGCATGCATTAATTAAAGCTACTTACAAGAAAGCAGAGAACACTGTTACCTCTCGCATCAAAGGCTCTTCTTTCTACCCTCGGATAAGTGGTGATCCCAAAACAGGTAGAAGATTCACTTACACATCTGCTCTTACAACAAATACAACTAAGGCGGATGAATTGAAAAACCAATACTCAACTATGGAGCCAAAAGTACACGTCGCAGAAATAATATCAATACAAGCAAGCGAAAGACTCGCTAAGATCTTAGACCCGGTCTATGAAACAATTGACAATGGTCTACATGGAAGCTACGACTATTTAGAAAGATCAAATGCCGATCATGATACTGAATTTATACCTaacagaaattttaaaatagatgAATATTATGGTTTTACAAATGCATCGAGCGTTTCAATAGGTTGGCCTGAACGGCTAAGACGTGTATCGTCATCTTCGACCGGTATCTATAACACTTCGTTAACAGCATGCCATGTGATACAAGAAGAAATTCCGGATACAAACAGTCTAGAAACAAAAACTTCTTCAGGTCAAAGCGGAGAAGATAACAATAGTCTTCAGTCCAGCGAATATGAAAATGCAATAGATAATATTCCTGAACATAATAACATTGATAGTGAAAAAGTATTAGATAAAAATGAATCCTACGCTGGTTTGGAAATAGATTGTGGAACTTGTGAGAATATGCTGGACGAAATAATGCAGTGCATGGAAAACAAAGACAACAGCGATGTTACGTTAAATTCAGATCTTCTGGCACCAAATAGATCGAAAGAagataaaattgtatttgtggaataa